A window of the Bradyrhizobium diazoefficiens genome harbors these coding sequences:
- a CDS encoding AI-2E family transporter codes for MPVKSLRQLLTGEDVIQLVIRLGLLALLIIWTFLIIRPFVPILAWSGVLAVAFYPAFSWVAKILGGRPKTAAAILTLITLGIVLGPATWLGISAVDGARELAHELGTGDLALQSAPVQIKSWPVIGPTLYELWDQAYNNIRAVLREVAPYLQPLAGPLLVLAGDASLGTLQFLVSVFVAGFLFPHGPRLVAAGRGFLSRIVPEQSEHFLVLGGATIRAVAQGVIGVAIVQALLAGIGFKLAAVPSAGLLAFIVLLLSIVQIGAFLVLLPVIIWIWTAKDVTTALVLTVFFVLVGFIDTMLKPLVMGRGLNTPTIVIFVGVIGGTLAHGIVGLFIGPIILSVAWEMAAAWIRTEDRTAAAKPNAMPPADEAR; via the coding sequence GTGCCTGTGAAAAGTCTGCGTCAGCTCCTGACGGGCGAGGACGTCATCCAGCTCGTGATCCGGCTCGGCCTGTTGGCGCTGCTGATCATCTGGACATTTCTGATCATCCGGCCGTTCGTGCCGATCCTGGCCTGGAGCGGCGTGCTCGCGGTCGCGTTCTATCCGGCTTTCAGCTGGGTCGCCAAAATCCTGGGCGGGCGGCCCAAGACCGCAGCTGCGATCCTCACCCTGATCACGCTCGGCATCGTCCTCGGCCCCGCAACCTGGCTCGGCATCAGTGCCGTCGATGGGGCGAGGGAGCTCGCGCACGAGCTCGGCACCGGTGATCTTGCGCTCCAGTCAGCGCCGGTGCAGATCAAGTCGTGGCCGGTGATCGGCCCGACGCTCTACGAGCTCTGGGACCAGGCCTACAACAACATCCGCGCCGTGCTGCGCGAGGTCGCGCCCTATCTCCAGCCGTTGGCGGGACCGCTTTTGGTGCTCGCGGGCGATGCCAGCCTCGGCACGCTCCAGTTCCTGGTCTCGGTGTTCGTGGCCGGTTTCCTGTTTCCGCACGGGCCGCGCTTGGTTGCGGCCGGGCGCGGCTTCCTGTCCCGCATTGTGCCGGAGCAGAGCGAGCATTTCCTCGTGCTTGGCGGCGCCACCATCCGCGCGGTGGCGCAAGGCGTGATCGGCGTCGCCATCGTGCAGGCGCTGCTGGCCGGCATCGGCTTCAAGCTCGCAGCCGTGCCGAGCGCCGGCCTGCTTGCCTTCATCGTGCTGCTGCTGTCGATCGTGCAGATCGGCGCCTTCCTCGTGCTGCTGCCGGTGATCATCTGGATCTGGACCGCCAAGGACGTGACCACGGCGCTGGTGCTCACCGTGTTCTTCGTCCTTGTCGGCTTCATCGACACCATGCTGAAGCCGCTCGTGATGGGACGCGGTCTCAACACGCCGACCATCGTGATCTTCGTCGGCGTGATCGGCGGCACGCTCGCCCACGGCATCGTCGGCCTGTTCATCGGGCCGATCATCCTGTCGGTGGCGTGGGAAATGGCGGCGGCGTGGATCCGGACCGAAGACCGAACCGCGGCTGCGAAGCCGAATGCGATGCCGCCAGCCGACGAGGCTCGCTAG
- a CDS encoding NUDIX hydrolase, which produces MAKSSKLVAARRGKVLLVRRRADGLWMFPGGRKRARETEKDCLRREIREELPKLRLGRISLWKEVKAKNKRSGRKMSDAIFIAKSAKGRLAIGDKKEIDRAAWQKPRGIRLTATSRYIRDRLFPRKHRRS; this is translated from the coding sequence ATGGCGAAGTCTTCCAAGCTGGTGGCCGCGAGGCGCGGCAAGGTTCTGTTGGTCAGGCGACGGGCGGACGGTCTCTGGATGTTCCCCGGGGGGCGCAAGCGCGCGCGCGAAACCGAGAAGGACTGCCTGCGGCGCGAGATCAGGGAAGAGCTGCCGAAGCTGAGGCTCGGCCGGATCAGCCTCTGGAAGGAAGTGAAGGCCAAGAACAAGCGTTCGGGCCGCAAGATGAGCGACGCGATCTTCATCGCCAAGAGCGCCAAGGGCCGGCTTGCGATCGGCGACAAGAAGGAGATCGACCGCGCCGCCTGGCAGAAGCCGCGCGGGATCCGCCTGACCGCGACCTCGCGCTACATCCGCGATCGCCTGTTTCCGAGGAAGCACCGGCGGAGCTAG
- a CDS encoding YciI family protein, with the protein MLFAIHAIDRTGTLPTRLANYDAHKAFLGDTTRFGVKIVMSGPLVADDGATMIGSLFLIEAPSRAEVEAFNRADPFAAAGIWEKVTITGFLRRQG; encoded by the coding sequence ATGCTGTTTGCCATCCATGCCATTGACCGCACCGGCACACTGCCGACGCGGCTTGCCAATTACGATGCCCACAAGGCCTTCCTCGGCGACACCACGCGCTTCGGCGTCAAGATCGTGATGTCGGGACCGCTGGTCGCCGACGACGGCGCCACCATGATCGGCAGCCTGTTCCTGATCGAGGCGCCCAGCCGCGCCGAGGTCGAGGCCTTCAACCGCGCCGATCCGTTCGCAGCGGCCGGCATCTGGGAAAAGGTCACGATCACGGGGTTTTTGCGGCGGCAAGGCTGA
- a CDS encoding sugar ABC transporter substrate-binding protein — protein MKQRLGYKQRLGYLALPLVMAAALTTQARADGETIAVFTKNQTNPFFQTVRVGADNMAKTLNAKTLQYIPTKPDSIPEQLSQIEDVVVKKPSAIVFTPVDYKAMVPGVEKINDAKIPVVNITDRSAGGKFLSFVGADDYSLGLETARFMLKSLGGKGNIVIIEGVKGSLTNVDRVRGFNDALKENPGAKLLASQPGNYQRLQALQVMENLMQSISQIDGVLAANDAMAVGAIEALDGANRKAQVIGINGTKEAIDAIKSGKLLASGDYNGFFQGCLGTMMAVRSLRNQPVINEIVLKPTVITKDNYQPFDQPLEQRTCPTFEEASKLGAK, from the coding sequence ATGAAACAGAGACTTGGCTATAAGCAGAGACTTGGCTATCTCGCACTGCCGCTCGTGATGGCGGCCGCGTTGACGACGCAGGCGCGCGCTGATGGCGAGACCATCGCGGTGTTCACCAAGAACCAGACCAACCCGTTCTTCCAGACGGTGCGGGTCGGCGCCGACAACATGGCGAAGACGCTGAACGCCAAGACGCTGCAGTACATTCCGACCAAGCCGGACTCGATCCCCGAGCAGCTCAGCCAGATCGAGGACGTCGTGGTGAAAAAGCCGAGCGCGATCGTGTTCACGCCGGTCGACTACAAGGCGATGGTGCCGGGCGTCGAGAAGATCAACGACGCCAAGATTCCTGTCGTCAACATCACCGACCGCTCCGCCGGCGGCAAATTCCTCTCCTTCGTCGGCGCCGACGATTACAGCCTCGGGCTCGAGACCGCGCGCTTCATGCTCAAGTCGCTCGGCGGCAAGGGCAACATCGTCATCATCGAGGGCGTCAAGGGTTCGCTCACCAATGTCGATCGCGTCCGCGGCTTCAACGACGCGCTGAAGGAGAACCCGGGCGCCAAGCTGCTGGCCTCGCAGCCCGGCAACTACCAGCGGCTCCAGGCGCTCCAGGTCATGGAAAACCTGATGCAATCGATTTCACAGATCGACGGCGTGCTCGCCGCCAACGACGCCATGGCGGTCGGCGCGATCGAGGCGCTCGACGGCGCCAACCGCAAGGCCCAGGTGATCGGCATCAACGGCACCAAGGAAGCGATCGACGCGATCAAGTCGGGCAAGTTGCTGGCAAGCGGCGACTATAACGGATTTTTCCAGGGCTGCCTCGGCACCATGATGGCGGTCCGCAGCTTGCGCAACCAGCCTGTTATCAATGAGATCGTGCTGAAGCCGACCGTCATCACCAAGGACAATTACCAGCCCTTCGACCAGCCGCTCGAGCAGCGCACCTGCCCGACCTTCGAGGAAGCCAGCAAGCTCGGCGCGAAGTAA
- a CDS encoding ABC transporter permease, with protein sequence MTDITKEAPSPPRSFLSQDAIQLFYRLLAVLLICAVLAVLNDSFLSLGNILNVLRQASLTFFIASGLTLVVLTAGLDLSVGANVALSACVAGTVIHTTGSPVLGILTGLACGGIVGLLNGIMVTALRIPSFIATYGMLWVLNGLTYWYMAGETLHGFPAGFRQIGSGYLFGLPIPVYLLLVFLGIGTLFAQRTIWGQEIYAIGANPVAARLSGIPVTRRLLLVYAVSGTMAGLASIIFLSRLNSAEADIGESLTLPAIAAVLIGGTSLFGGVGTVFGTFIGALILTLVLNGMNLLSVSANWQPLVTGIIVILAVWLDMKTRRRAQ encoded by the coding sequence ATGACCGACATCACCAAGGAGGCCCCGTCGCCGCCACGCTCGTTCCTGTCGCAGGACGCGATCCAGCTGTTCTATCGGCTGCTCGCGGTGCTGCTGATCTGCGCCGTGCTGGCGGTGCTGAACGACTCCTTCCTCAGCCTCGGCAACATCCTCAACGTGCTGCGCCAGGCGAGCCTCACCTTCTTCATCGCCTCGGGCCTGACGCTGGTGGTGCTCACCGCCGGCCTCGATCTCTCGGTCGGCGCCAATGTCGCGCTGTCGGCTTGCGTCGCCGGGACCGTGATCCACACCACGGGATCGCCTGTTCTCGGCATCCTGACGGGACTTGCCTGCGGCGGCATCGTCGGCCTCCTCAACGGCATCATGGTGACGGCGCTGCGCATCCCCTCCTTCATCGCCACCTACGGCATGCTCTGGGTGCTGAACGGTCTCACTTACTGGTACATGGCGGGCGAGACGCTGCACGGTTTCCCCGCGGGCTTCCGCCAGATCGGCAGCGGCTACCTGTTCGGCCTGCCGATCCCGGTCTATCTGCTGCTGGTCTTCCTCGGGATCGGAACGCTGTTTGCCCAGCGCACGATCTGGGGCCAGGAAATCTACGCGATCGGCGCCAATCCGGTCGCCGCCCGCCTCTCCGGCATTCCCGTCACGCGGCGCCTTCTGCTCGTCTACGCCGTCTCCGGCACGATGGCCGGGCTCGCCTCGATCATCTTCCTGTCCCGGCTCAACTCCGCCGAGGCCGACATCGGCGAAAGCCTGACCTTGCCGGCGATCGCGGCCGTGCTGATCGGCGGCACCTCGCTGTTCGGTGGCGTCGGCACAGTGTTCGGCACCTTCATCGGCGCGCTGATCCTGACGCTGGTGCTGAATGGCATGAACCTGCTCTCGGTCAGCGCCAATTGGCAGCCGCTGGTCACCGGCATCATCGTCATTCTCGCGGTCTGGCTCGACATGAAGACACGCCGCCGCGCGCAATGA
- a CDS encoding ABC transporter permease encodes MREAAVVSQPNPLQRIPGVAIVLGGLIVLFGAIAPGFLTPANLSNVLVQSTILTMLALPMTLIIMTEGLDLSMGAVLTLTSLCVAIVSLATKSMLLGLGAGVLVGAAFGTVNGWLVAILGIPPFVATLGTLGMAQGLSLIVSDGQSVVGIPHSVRDVYSATLLGIPVPIMIALVTYAAFHGLLYHTRFGSYVFALGGNREALRYAGLSPNKLLIAVYALGGTMAGIAGLLMTARMNSGHPTAGLGLEFDAIAAVAVGGTSFERGNGWLLGTLLGVIAVGVLRNGLNLISLPSSVQVASVGVLVIVALFLDGLRSRA; translated from the coding sequence ATGCGTGAGGCCGCGGTCGTCTCTCAACCCAATCCGCTGCAGCGCATTCCCGGGGTCGCCATCGTGCTCGGCGGCTTGATCGTGCTGTTCGGCGCGATCGCGCCCGGCTTCCTCACTCCGGCCAATCTCTCCAACGTGCTGGTGCAGTCGACCATCCTGACCATGCTGGCGCTGCCGATGACGCTGATCATCATGACCGAGGGGCTCGACCTCTCGATGGGCGCGGTCCTGACGCTGACCTCGCTCTGCGTTGCCATCGTCTCGCTCGCGACCAAGTCGATGCTGCTCGGTCTCGGCGCAGGCGTCCTTGTCGGCGCGGCCTTCGGCACCGTCAACGGCTGGCTAGTCGCCATTCTCGGCATCCCGCCCTTCGTAGCAACGCTCGGCACGCTCGGCATGGCGCAGGGCCTGTCGCTGATCGTCTCCGACGGCCAGAGCGTGGTCGGCATTCCCCATAGCGTCCGCGACGTCTATTCGGCGACGCTGCTCGGCATTCCCGTGCCGATCATGATCGCGCTCGTGACTTATGCCGCCTTCCACGGCCTGCTCTATCACACCCGCTTCGGCAGCTACGTGTTCGCGCTCGGCGGCAATCGCGAGGCGCTCCGCTATGCCGGCCTCTCGCCCAACAAGCTGCTGATCGCGGTCTACGCGCTCGGCGGCACCATGGCCGGCATCGCCGGGTTGCTGATGACCGCCCGGATGAATTCGGGGCATCCGACCGCGGGCCTCGGCCTCGAATTCGATGCGATCGCGGCGGTCGCGGTCGGCGGCACCTCGTTCGAGCGCGGCAATGGCTGGCTGCTCGGCACCCTCCTCGGCGTCATCGCCGTCGGCGTGCTGCGCAACGGGCTGAACCTGATCTCGCTGCCGTCCTCGGTGCAGGTCGCAAGCGTCGGCGTCCTCGTCATCGTCGCGCTGTTCCTCGACGGCCTCAGGAGCCGGGCATGA
- a CDS encoding sugar ABC transporter ATP-binding protein: MNAPDPITATPLLELRGISKTFPGVKALDDVSLALYPGEVHMLLGENGAGKSSLMKVLCGAYSADAGEFFFEGKKVTIASTADAQKLGIAVIFQEFSLVPYLDIAQNIFLGREPKGRIPGTIDRRRILADAKRLLDTIGFDIDPSITVNTLGVAQQQMVEIAKAISQNARILVMDEPTAALSDRESELLFALIARLKADGVAIVYISHRMAEVFALGDRITVLRDGRRIDGVRPADVTPDQLVRMMVGRTVDMTYPRNFADKPGEVLLQVKGLTSPSGISDINIEVRRGEIVGLCGLVGSGRTEVARAIFGADPVASGEIVFDGKPISGEPDIAARRGIALIPESRKSEGLALLRSVGDNLVVSALRRLFPSGLFDPRSGQRTADGLIRQLRIATPSARQTVGLLSGGNQQKVVIGKWLAAGAKLFIFDEPTRGIDVGAKSEIFALIDRLVAEGAAALMISSEQVEICHVCDRAYVMREGRVAGHLTRNELTEENIVRLGMHHA, from the coding sequence ATGAACGCTCCCGACCCGATCACAGCGACGCCGTTGCTCGAGCTGCGCGGCATCAGCAAAACGTTTCCGGGCGTGAAGGCGCTGGATGACGTGTCCTTGGCGCTCTACCCCGGCGAAGTGCACATGCTGCTCGGCGAGAACGGCGCGGGCAAGTCGAGCCTGATGAAGGTGCTGTGCGGCGCCTACAGCGCCGACGCCGGCGAATTCTTCTTTGAGGGCAAGAAGGTCACGATCGCCTCGACGGCGGATGCGCAGAAGCTCGGCATTGCCGTGATCTTCCAGGAATTCTCGCTGGTCCCCTATCTCGACATCGCCCAGAACATCTTCCTCGGCCGCGAGCCGAAGGGCCGCATTCCCGGCACCATCGATCGCCGCAGGATCCTGGCCGATGCCAAGCGCCTGCTCGACACGATCGGCTTCGACATCGATCCGTCCATCACCGTGAACACGCTCGGCGTCGCCCAGCAGCAGATGGTCGAGATCGCAAAAGCCATCAGCCAGAACGCGCGCATCCTGGTCATGGACGAACCGACGGCCGCACTGTCCGACCGCGAGAGCGAGCTCCTGTTCGCGCTGATCGCGCGGCTGAAGGCCGATGGCGTCGCCATCGTCTACATCTCGCACCGCATGGCCGAGGTGTTCGCGCTCGGCGACCGCATCACGGTGCTGCGCGACGGCCGCCGCATCGACGGCGTTCGCCCGGCCGACGTCACGCCCGACCAGCTTGTTCGCATGATGGTCGGCCGCACCGTCGACATGACTTATCCGCGCAATTTTGCCGACAAGCCCGGCGAGGTGCTGCTTCAGGTCAAGGGCCTGACCTCGCCGAGCGGAATCTCCGACATCAACATCGAGGTGCGCCGCGGCGAGATCGTCGGCCTCTGCGGCCTGGTCGGATCCGGCCGCACCGAGGTGGCGCGCGCGATCTTCGGCGCCGATCCGGTCGCCTCGGGCGAGATCGTGTTCGACGGCAAGCCGATCTCCGGCGAGCCTGATATCGCCGCCCGCCGCGGCATCGCGCTGATCCCCGAGAGCCGCAAGAGCGAGGGGCTCGCGCTGCTGCGTTCGGTCGGCGACAATCTCGTGGTCTCGGCGCTGCGAAGGCTGTTCCCGAGCGGGCTGTTCGACCCGCGCAGCGGACAGCGCACCGCCGATGGCCTGATCCGGCAGCTCCGCATCGCCACCCCGAGTGCGCGCCAAACCGTCGGGCTCCTGTCGGGCGGCAACCAGCAGAAGGTCGTGATCGGCAAGTGGTTAGCTGCCGGCGCAAAACTCTTCATCTTCGACGAGCCGACCCGCGGCATCGACGTCGGCGCCAAGTCCGAGATTTTTGCGCTGATCGACCGACTGGTCGCCGAAGGCGCCGCGGCCCTGATGATCTCCTCCGAGCAGGTCGAGATCTGCCATGTCTGCGATCGCGCCTATGTGATGCGCGAGGGCCGCGTCGCCGGACATCTGACGCGCAACGAGCTGACCGAGGAGAACATCGTGCGATTGGGGATGCATCATGCGTGA
- a CDS encoding FAD-linked oxidase C-terminal domain-containing protein, with protein sequence MGPRVSSAALAERLTGVIGPRATIARGVLDQHGQSESYYRALPPDIVVFPETTAEVVEIVKLCAGAGTPIVPFGVGTSLEGNASAIAGGVCIDFTRMNKVLTVHDSDMNVVVQPGITRKQLNAELRGTGLFFPIDPGADASIGGMASTRASGTMAVRYGTMKDNVMALEVVLADGRVLRTARRARKSAAGYDLTRLFVGAEGTLGVITEITLKLHPLPQAISAAVCSFDTLHNAVDTAIGIIQAAIPVARVELLDDVMMRGINAYAKLGYREAPTLFFEFHGSESAVAEQAELAQAIAAEHGGRGFEWAKAPEDRSRLWHARDNTLYAGLGLRPGARAVITDVCVPISRLAECLTDTRRDADEHGFTAPIVGHVGDGNFHMLILVDPAKPEEIDGAKALQARMVARAIAMDGTCTGEHGIGLGKIGYLTDELGDAVDVMRSIKTALDPEGLMNPGKIFAGAQP encoded by the coding sequence ATGGGACCGCGGGTCAGCAGTGCCGCTTTGGCTGAACGCCTGACAGGCGTGATCGGCCCGCGCGCGACCATCGCGCGCGGCGTGCTCGACCAGCATGGTCAGAGCGAGTCCTATTACCGCGCCCTGCCCCCCGATATCGTCGTGTTCCCGGAGACGACTGCGGAAGTGGTCGAGATCGTCAAGCTTTGCGCCGGCGCAGGAACGCCGATCGTGCCGTTCGGCGTCGGCACCTCGCTCGAGGGCAATGCGTCCGCGATCGCAGGCGGCGTCTGCATCGACTTCACCCGCATGAACAAGGTGCTGACGGTCCACGACAGCGACATGAATGTCGTGGTCCAGCCCGGCATCACCCGCAAGCAGCTCAATGCCGAGCTCCGCGGCACCGGGCTGTTCTTCCCGATCGATCCCGGCGCGGATGCCTCGATCGGCGGCATGGCGTCCACGCGCGCCTCCGGCACCATGGCGGTGCGCTACGGCACCATGAAGGACAATGTCATGGCACTCGAAGTCGTGCTGGCAGACGGCCGGGTGCTCCGCACCGCCCGCCGCGCCCGCAAGTCCGCGGCCGGCTACGATCTGACCCGGCTGTTCGTCGGCGCCGAAGGCACGCTCGGCGTCATCACCGAGATCACGCTGAAACTGCATCCGCTGCCGCAGGCGATTTCGGCTGCGGTGTGCAGCTTCGACACCCTGCACAACGCGGTCGATACCGCGATCGGGATCATCCAGGCCGCCATTCCGGTGGCGCGCGTCGAGCTGCTCGACGACGTCATGATGCGCGGCATCAACGCCTACGCCAAGCTCGGCTATCGCGAGGCGCCGACGCTGTTCTTCGAATTCCACGGCTCGGAGAGTGCCGTCGCCGAGCAGGCCGAGCTGGCGCAGGCGATCGCCGCCGAGCACGGCGGCCGCGGCTTCGAATGGGCCAAGGCGCCGGAGGACCGCAGCCGGCTCTGGCATGCCCGCGACAACACGCTCTATGCCGGCCTGGGCCTGCGGCCCGGCGCGCGTGCTGTCATCACCGATGTCTGCGTGCCGATCTCGCGGCTTGCCGAATGCCTGACCGACACCCGCCGCGACGCCGACGAGCACGGCTTCACCGCGCCCATCGTCGGTCATGTCGGCGACGGCAATTTCCACATGCTGATCCTGGTCGATCCCGCAAAGCCGGAGGAGATCGACGGCGCCAAGGCGCTGCAGGCCCGCATGGTCGCCCGCGCCATCGCGATGGACGGCACCTGCACCGGCGAGCACGGCATCGGGCTCGGCAAGATCGGCTATCTCACCGATGAGCTCGGCGACGCGGTCGATGTGATGAGGTCAATCAAGACCGCGCTCGATCCCGAAGGCTTGATGAATCCCGGCAAGATTTTTGCGGGAGCGCAGCCATGA
- a CDS encoding NAD(P)-dependent oxidoreductase, with protein MADTSKQVAFIGIGKMGLPMSLLVAKAGFSVAAFDQSAARLNEAREHGIAVASSAADAVNGRPVIITSLPDDAALRAAMLGPTGLIGAMAPKAVLIETSTVSAEVSAEVDAAAQVRGIAYLRAPVSGNASIVHTGTLSCFVSGSKDAFESAKPLFASFTRAQTYLGASEEARYAKLAVNLMIAVSAAMMAESLALARKGGIGWQDILKVLDDSAVASPMVKYKTAPLRTRDFESSFSCKQMAKDLDLILGAGHAVGVPLQLAAQVRETYASLVAQGDGETDFITTVKHLERLSGLGEPKL; from the coding sequence ATGGCTGATACAAGCAAACAAGTCGCCTTCATCGGCATCGGCAAGATGGGCCTGCCGATGTCGCTTCTCGTCGCCAAGGCTGGCTTTAGCGTCGCCGCCTTCGACCAGAGCGCGGCGCGGCTGAACGAGGCGCGCGAACACGGTATCGCTGTCGCAAGCTCAGCGGCCGACGCCGTCAACGGCCGGCCTGTGATCATCACATCGCTCCCCGACGACGCGGCCTTGCGCGCGGCGATGCTCGGCCCGACCGGACTGATCGGCGCGATGGCGCCGAAGGCGGTGCTGATCGAGACCAGCACGGTCAGCGCCGAAGTCTCGGCAGAAGTCGATGCGGCCGCGCAGGTCCGCGGGATTGCCTATCTGCGGGCGCCGGTGTCCGGCAATGCCAGCATCGTCCATACCGGCACGCTGAGCTGCTTCGTCTCGGGGTCGAAGGATGCCTTCGAGAGCGCCAAGCCATTGTTTGCGAGTTTTACGCGTGCGCAGACCTATCTCGGCGCGAGCGAGGAAGCCCGCTACGCAAAGCTTGCGGTCAATCTCATGATCGCGGTCTCGGCCGCGATGATGGCCGAAAGCCTGGCGCTGGCGCGCAAGGGTGGCATCGGCTGGCAGGACATTTTGAAGGTGCTGGACGACAGCGCGGTCGCCTCCCCCATGGTGAAGTACAAGACCGCGCCGCTGCGAACCCGCGACTTCGAGTCCAGCTTCTCCTGCAAGCAGATGGCCAAGGACCTCGATCTCATCCTCGGCGCCGGTCATGCCGTCGGCGTGCCGCTGCAGCTCGCAGCCCAGGTGCGCGAGACCTACGCTTCGCTGGTCGCGCAAGGCGACGGCGAAACCGACTTCATCACGACCGTCAAGCATCTCGAACGACTGTCCGGCCTTGGTGAGCCCAAACTCTGA
- a CDS encoding amidohydrolase family protein, with protein MRRTLIQSATIISMDDRIGDLRAGDVLVENGRIAEVRPGIDAGDAEVVDGRGRIVIPGLINAHMHTWQTALRGYAANWTLLEYFRRMHAGLATLFAPDDIYIATLVGALNQINCGATTLVDWCHNNPTPAHTDAAVRGLIESGIRAAFFHGSPKPEPKPGEPHFSEVPHPRREIERLLAGPLADRDGPVTLGLAILGPHYSTLDVSLHDFRLARELGLIASMHQGGGPAKTPGGWEKLIEAGLVGPHVNIVHGNDLSDDLLQRLIDLGVTFSVTPENEMIQGHGFPITGRLLRRGVCPTIGIDLESVLAGDLFSAARVALSMQRALDNAEMRKSEGTIPATTTIPAREALRWVTTQGARMLGRESQIGSLTPGKLADLVMINVEYLNLFPVHDPVATVVMQTSLANIESVMIGGRWKKRNGQLLVDGLDRKKELLAQSGQRLVRDIERQGHAAT; from the coding sequence ATGCGGCGCACCCTCATCCAGTCGGCAACAATCATCAGCATGGACGATCGCATCGGCGATCTCCGTGCTGGCGACGTACTGGTCGAGAACGGGCGGATCGCCGAGGTCCGCCCAGGCATCGATGCTGGTGACGCCGAGGTCGTCGACGGTCGCGGGCGCATCGTCATCCCCGGGCTGATCAACGCGCATATGCACACCTGGCAGACGGCGCTGCGCGGGTATGCTGCGAACTGGACGCTGCTCGAATATTTCCGCCGCATGCATGCCGGGCTCGCGACCTTGTTCGCGCCCGATGACATTTATATCGCCACCCTCGTCGGCGCGCTGAACCAGATCAATTGCGGCGCCACCACGCTGGTGGACTGGTGCCACAACAATCCGACGCCTGCTCATACCGACGCTGCCGTGCGTGGCCTGATCGAGAGCGGCATCCGCGCTGCCTTCTTCCATGGTTCGCCAAAACCCGAGCCGAAGCCGGGCGAGCCGCACTTCTCGGAGGTGCCGCATCCTCGCCGCGAGATCGAGCGGCTGCTCGCGGGCCCCCTCGCCGACCGTGACGGCCCGGTCACGCTCGGGCTGGCCATTCTCGGCCCGCATTATTCGACGCTCGACGTGTCCTTGCATGATTTTCGTCTGGCGCGGGAACTCGGCCTGATCGCCTCGATGCATCAGGGCGGTGGGCCGGCGAAGACGCCCGGCGGCTGGGAGAAGCTGATCGAGGCCGGCCTCGTCGGCCCCCACGTCAACATCGTCCACGGCAACGATCTGTCCGACGATCTCCTGCAAAGGTTGATCGATCTTGGCGTCACCTTCTCGGTGACTCCGGAGAACGAGATGATCCAGGGTCACGGCTTTCCGATCACCGGACGCCTGCTCAGGCGCGGCGTCTGCCCCACCATCGGCATCGACCTGGAGTCCGTGCTTGCCGGCGATCTCTTCTCCGCCGCACGCGTCGCCCTGTCGATGCAGCGCGCGCTCGACAATGCGGAGATGCGCAAGAGCGAGGGCACGATTCCCGCGACGACCACGATTCCCGCGCGCGAGGCCTTGCGCTGGGTTACCACCCAAGGCGCGCGCATGCTCGGCCGCGAGAGCCAGATCGGCTCGCTGACGCCGGGGAAACTCGCCGATCTCGTGATGATCAATGTCGAATATCTCAACCTCTTTCCGGTCCACGATCCCGTCGCCACGGTGGTGATGCAGACGAGCCTTGCCAACATCGAGTCGGTGATGATCGGGGGCCGCTGGAAGAAACGGAACGGACAATTGCTGGTCGACGGGCTCGACCGGAAGAAGGAACTGCTCGCGCAATCCGGCCAGCGGCTGGTGCGGGACATCGAACGACAAGGGCACGCCGCGACCTAG